From Arachis hypogaea cultivar Tifrunner chromosome 3, arahy.Tifrunner.gnm2.J5K5, whole genome shotgun sequence:
GTTAAGACTGTTGATGCTTTTGATGTGATAAAAATTGTCGATACATTGTTTAATTTGTTTGCTGATGTTATTGAGTGGGTTGGACCTAGTAACATTGTGCATGTGGTCACTGATAATGCTGCTAATTATGTATATGCTGAAAAACTCATTCATGAAAAATACCCAAATATATTTTGGTCTCCTTGTGCTGCCCATTATATCAATCTTATTTTGAAAGATATTGCAAGTATTCCTCACATAGCTGACCTTGCTTCCCGTGCTTCAAAAGTGACTGTGTTTGTTTACAATCATATGATCTTCTTGTCTTgacttagaaaaagaaaaagttagaAAGAAATTGTTCGACCAGGAGTCACACGTTTGCCACTGTTTTCATTACTTTAAAAAGTATATATGATCACAAGGAAGATTTGCAGGCTTTGGTGATGGACAAATATTTCACTTCTCATAAATTAGCCAAAAGTGCTAATGGAAAGATTGTTAGTTCAATTGTCTTGGATAGTAAGTTTTGGCAAGATTGTCTTACCACTGTGAAAATTGTTGGTCCTCTTATTAAGTTGTTGAAACTTGTTGATGTTGATGAGAAACCCTCTTTAGAATACGTGTATGAAGGCATGCAAAGAGGCAAAAATGCTATCAAGACAGTGTTTAAAAATTGAAAAGCTGCTTATACGCCATATACGAGTATCTTAAAAATGAGATGGGATAAGCATTTGAAGCGCGATCTCCATGCGGCGGCGTACTTTTTAAATCCAGGCATTTTATATAGTGAGAAATTTGTTGAGAAGACAAATATATTGAGATctttacttgatttgcttgatgtTGAAACACTTTGTGATGACTCAGTTGCCGCAATGCAAGAGATACAGCTGTATCGAAATTGTAAAGAAAGTTTTGGGAGGAAAAGTGCTAAAAGAGCGGAATCAAGACTCGAACCTGGTAAGTTATTTTATATCCAAGTTCAGTTCAGTTTGAAAGTTTAATATGTTGAGTGATAAACATTAAAAAGTATTTGATTTTTATATCTATGTGGGTGAACGGTGGAGGCTACACGGTGAAAGTGTTCCTAATTTACAAAAAATGGCAatctgtcttcttcatcaaatctcttcttcatttggatGTGAGAGGAACTGGAGCCTTTTTGAACCGGTTAGAGCATCAAAGGTTAAGTGACATTATTTATGTCACCTATAACCTACGCCTTCAATATAGGTTGCATCAAAAGAAGAGGAATTATGATCAAATTGACATTCAAAGCATTAACACGGTAGATTTTTGGGTAATGACAGATGAGGATGATCCTGAATTTACTAATGGAGATGTCGAAGGCATTGAAAGTTTAATATACACTAATAATGCTATGTCTTCGTATCTTAATGGTGAGTGACATAGCAAACTTTGTTTCATTCCATAAAGATATATGTCGTTAATATTGATTTCTTATTGagtttttttcctattttattaGATGGAGGAGACATGGAAGTTGAAGTAGATATGCCTGATGTTGTAATTGAATCCTCAAATACTTCTTTTGGTGGTACTTCTGAAAATGGTGGCTTTGAATTACCTGTTTATGATGGAGACATCGGAATACTTAATGATGATTATAACTTCTAATGAGTAGTGTCTTTGTTTAGCTGAAGTATTGTTTGTTCAATGTTGTTTCTTTTGGTTGCAAAACATTTTGTGTTTGTCATTTATGTGCGTTTTGATTGtctttagttataaactttgatatttgaagttgtttatgaccttttaaattttaatgataaattatgaataattcattttgtgaaattgttaaattttgaattttattaattcagaaattattgaatttaaaattttaaaattatgtattgaattttttataattttattctatatttgattaaattggtTCAACTTCGGTTGAACtattgaaccattgaaccagtcacTCGACCGATTCAATGACCGAtctggttctcgcaaccttgataaAAATTAATCAGCGataagtcaattaaaaataaaaaaattgattaaataattaattaatcgatcgaaattatatatattttatataaatatatgattttaTTATATTCATTAGGAAAAAGTCTAGAGGACCAGTACTTTTATTCAAATTTGACCAACAATTAAccaacaaaagaaaagtgagtaatttcACATTAGATATAATTTCACATCATTAATAATGACTAATTGATGGGTACAAATCACAAAACCTACTGTCCCCTAATACTCCTTTTTGATTTAGTTCAATTTGAATTGaacctttaaatttttaaacatcTAATTTGATCGATTTGATCGCGAATTCAGTTTTCAAAAGAccgaaataaattaattaaatcaacaCACAAAAATTAAATCTAGCTTattaataattgaatttaattgtaaaagGTAAAACTATTATGTGTGTCCATTTTTGTGCAAGTTCTTTTTACtcttttattgtaaaaaaaaacaaaatttttactttttgatgaattaatttgaatataaaaaataaaaaagtatgtgTTATGAGATATTTGGATGAAGTTATTTTGAGTGGGTATGGGGAAGTGCAAGAGGAAATGAAGCATGAGTATGAGGAGTTGGATGATGAGGCGCATGGGAATGGCGATACTTGTGCCACCCAACCCTATTCCTTCCATAATCCCTACCTTCCCTCGCTCTTTCACCACCCTAACTACGCCGTTTCTCACTACTTCCCGCCGCCTAACTCTTTCAGctccatcttcttcctcttcttctcattACCACTTCTCTGATTTTGGTCATTACTTAACgctctataattttaaaaatattttacttccctttttaattttgtcaatattttttagatgcaggagAAGGCGACTGCGTTGCAAATGCAATTCCATGGAATGGTTCTAAGGTGCTTCTTAAAGGGATGACTTATACTCAACTCCAAGTATGTTTCGTTGTTTTAATTTCACTTTCGTTTATCATTGTTTTCGATATGAATTGTTTTCATTTACTTAAACtatgtactttttttttataaataagatGATTTTCAAATAATATGTTATTGTTAGTAAGACATGCCAGTTCTTAAGCTTGCTTCAGGTTTTATGGAATATGGATAGAACAAAGTCAAAGTTTTAGTTTCGGTATCTTATGTTGTTCTATGAATAAACTACTATTTATGACAACCAAAGATTTATGCACAGCCAATTCTAACCATGAAAGAGATAAACTAGCTCAATATCCATTGAAGATTGGGGTAGTTGACAAAGCTATCCAAAACGGTTGACAAAACTACCCAATCTTTGATGATAATGGGTTAGTTTATATCTTTCACGGGTAGAATTGTTTTATTCTTGAATTTCTGTTGAACATGTCATGAGCAGGCAAAGAGAGATATATTGTGAAAAATGGGTATTTGATTTCTCAATTTTTGTTGTTACTGCACAGAAATGGGTTCAATCTCATGGATACAGACCCGGGCAGGCAATGATGTTATGGAAGCGTATGTATGGAAACGATATTTGGGCTTTTCATACTGATGAACTGGAAGGTTCATAATTCACCATCTTCTCCTTCATGTATTTAAGCGAGTTCAAATCATTTGTTTTATGAAAATTTGTACTGTTCAATAAGTTAATCATGCTAATGTCCATCTTTTTCAGATCCTCCAACTGAATGAGTTAAAACTCATGATTTTCTATCAACTTTCGCTTAGATATTCTGATTCTAGTTTACTAATAAATGTAATTTATATACCAATGTTATAAACATGTAGGTTTGaacaaagatttcaagaagatGCTGAGTGAAAAAGCTGAGTTCAGGGCACTCTCTTTGAAAGAAATTCGCACAGCGGCTGATGGAACTAGGAAGGTTGAAATGATCTTTCCCACTGTgtttgccttctatttttcttacaGCATACGTTCATCTGTTAATCCATGTTGCAATCCatttttcccactcttttgtgatgCATTTTTGGAGAGTCTTCGTGTTGACTGTTAATCTCACAGGATATTGCAGATTTTGTTCGCATTGGATGATGGGATGGTTGTAGAAACAGTTGTCATACCTTGCGATAGAGGCAGGACCACTGTGTGTGTTTCAAGTCAAGTTGGTTGTGCCATGAATTGCCAATTTTGCTATACTGGAAGGTAACTTCTTTTTCTGTTGTGATCAATTTACTGGCTACATTCTGATAGGAATCAAACATCTGATTAGTTAGGAGTTAGCTGGTATATGAGTAGTTAGGATTTAAGAGAGGATAGTGGTCTCTAGAATGGACCTTAACACTTGTAACCATTTATAATAAGTAGCAACAACGCATAATTCCTCTATTGTTTTACTGTTCTTTCCTTCACTCACTTGTTCGCTGGTCCAGTTTTATCACATTTGAATCTTGGTTCTTGTTCTATTTTGCCTGCAAGTTTGAAACACACCTAAATATTTTGCAGAATGGGTCTCAGGAGACACCTTACTGCTGCAGAAATAGTAGAACAGGCAGTTTTTGCCCGTCGAATGCTTACCAGTGAAGTTGGTTCCATCACTAATGTTGTCTTTATGGTAGGTCTATAATTTTGTTGACAGTTGTAAAGCTTACCTCATGTCAACAGTCTGCATAGATCAGAATTTGTACTGTATTCTTAAATTCTAGATAATAGACTGCTACTTCTGTTCACACTTCATACATTAACATGTCAATGTGGTGAtagaaaaatatctctaaaatatGAGGGGAAAGATATTCTATCTTTTATTTTCGCTACTCCTGTCTCCTAACATATAAAATTATCCATGAGTCCCTATTTAAACTTTTgattttatgttattgttgattacATGCTAATACCAGCTATATATTTCTTTTAGGGAATGGGAGAACCACTACATAACATTGATAATGTCATTAAAGCTGCAGATATTATGGTGGATGAGCAAGGGCTTCAATTCAGTCCCCGCAAGGTCACTATTTCTACCAGTGGGCTTGTTCCACAGCTCAGACGTTTCCTTCATGAATCCAAGTGTGCTTTAGCTGTTAGTTTGAATGCCACTACTGATgaggtaaatttattattaattacatgaaaaaaaaaaagttgatgaCAGGGAGGGAGGGTTGATCAAACTTGAATATAATATTTCAGGTGAGAAATTGGATCATGCCTATAAATCGGAAGTATAAGTTGGACTTGCTTCTGGGTACTCTTCGGGAGGAGCTTTGCTCGAAACGCAACTATAAAGTTCTTTTTGAGTATGTGATGCTTGAAGGAATTAATGACAGGTTAGTTTGCTTTTGCCCCCTAGTGTTCATTG
This genomic window contains:
- the LOC112733922 gene encoding uncharacterized protein isoform X2, which translates into the protein MSMRSWMMRRMGMAILVPPNPIPSIIPTFPRSFTTLTTPFLTTSRRLTLSAPSSSSSSHYHFSDFGEGDCVANAIPWNGSKVLLKGMTYTQLQKWVQSHGYRPGQAMMLWKRMYGNDIWAFHTDELEGLNKDFKKMLSEKAEFRALSLKEIRTAADGTRKILFALDDGMVVETVVIPCDRGRTTVCVSSQVGCAMNCQFCYTGRMGLRRHLTAAEIVEQAVFARRMLTSEVGSITNVVFMGMGEPLHNIDNVIKAADIMVDEQGLQFSPRKVTISTSGLVPQLRRFLHESKCALAVSLNATTDEVRNWIMPINRKYKLDLLLGTLREELCSKRNYKVLFEYVMLEGINDSDDDAKRLIELVKGIPCKINLISFNPHSGSFFRPTKEERMIEFRNTLAGGGCTVFLRLSRGDDQMAACGQLGKPGTIQAPLLRVPQQFQMAIGNSA
- the LOC112733922 gene encoding uncharacterized protein isoform X1, with protein sequence MSMRSWMMRRMGMAILVPPNPIPSIIPTFPRSFTTLTTPFLTTSRRLTLSAPSSSSSSHYHFSDFDAGEGDCVANAIPWNGSKVLLKGMTYTQLQKWVQSHGYRPGQAMMLWKRMYGNDIWAFHTDELEGLNKDFKKMLSEKAEFRALSLKEIRTAADGTRKILFALDDGMVVETVVIPCDRGRTTVCVSSQVGCAMNCQFCYTGRMGLRRHLTAAEIVEQAVFARRMLTSEVGSITNVVFMGMGEPLHNIDNVIKAADIMVDEQGLQFSPRKVTISTSGLVPQLRRFLHESKCALAVSLNATTDEVRNWIMPINRKYKLDLLLGTLREELCSKRNYKVLFEYVMLEGINDSDDDAKRLIELVKGIPCKINLISFNPHSGSFFRPTKEERMIEFRNTLAGGGCTVFLRLSRGDDQMAACGQLGKPGTIQAPLLRVPQQFQMAIGNSA